In the genome of Hyphomicrobium sp. CS1GBMeth3, the window ACTCAACATGCGGCGTGCCGTCATAGACGGTCTCGCCGCCGGGCGTCTCGCGCGGCGCAGCCGACACCGCGCTGTAGACCTCCGGATCGACGCTCAAGCCTTCGATCTCGCGCAGGCCACGCTCGCCGATCTCGGTGACGCGCACAAGGAACTCAGTGCCGTCTTTCTCAAGGGTCACGACATCGCCCGGCTCGACGGCCAACGCGCTCGGTGGCAGCTTGAATGCGGCGCGCTCCCGCGACGCCCAGGTTTCGAACAGCCACGCATCCGCGATCTGAGCTGCCGCTTCAGGGTCCAGCACGAGGGGCAGCTCCGCACGTGCGACGCGCTCGCTCGCAACCGTCAGCCGGCGCGCCTCCGCGACAGCCTGGCGGTAGTCTCCTGTCGCCGCGATATGGCTCAGCTTGGCGGAGGCCGGAAGGTCGGTCTCCTGCGCCCGCGTCAACGTCAGAAGCGCATCCCCGGCCCGCTCCTCGACCAGATCGTCCTGGGCGAGTGTGAGCACCGGAGGATCGATGCCGCGATGGCGAAACGCGATCTGGCCCTCGCTCTCGACGCTGTCGAAAAAGTACGCGAGCTCGAGCGGCCCCAACGCGTCGCGCGGTGACATCAGGCGGTCGATCACGTAGCCGTTGACGAGGCCCGCGAGGTGCGCGGTGTCGTGACCGACGATCCCGTAATCCGCCAGAATGGCCTCAACCAACGAGGCTAACGGCGCGGCTGAAAAGCGTCCGTTCAACCAGTGGCCGAGGCGCCAGTTCTCGCCATCACTCCACACCTCTGTGTTGTAGGGGAATGCCGGATAGGGGCGCGCGTCCCAGCAGTAGACGTGGACGCGGGAGAGATCGACCATGCGGGCGCCCGTGAGCGACGACACGGGATTGGCTTCAGCGACGTAGCTCTCGCTCGCGGGATCGAACGCGTCGATCAGCGCTTTCAGATAGCGGCGCTGCATGAGGTCGTCGCGGATGCCGCGCGAGAAATAGGGCAGCGCGGACTCGACGCTCTTTCGGGTCGACGAAAACGTTTGGCTGATTGGCGCCCTTGTCGACGGCGGGGCAGCCGATCTCCATGAACCAGAACGGCTTCGATTGCGGCACCCATGCGGTCGGCGTGTCACCCGGCACACCGCCCGGGCGGTCGACGTGCTCGTTCAGCCACCACGACTTGATGTCCTTGTAGCGGAACACCCACGGCGCGCCGTGGCCGTCCGTGATCAGCGTGCGCTCCTGCGCCTCGCGGTTGGCGTTGCTCGCGTAGTACCAATCGTAGCCCTCTCCGCCCTGCACGTTGGCGCGCAGATAGACCTCGTCGTAGATCGCGCGCGTACCGGCGAGATAGTCGAGATGTGCCGCGCCGTCTCGCCAATCGGAAAGCGGCCAATAGAGATCGATGCCGACGGCGTCGATCGCGTCCGACGACCAGAGCGGATCGAGATGGAAGTGGACATCGCCCGATCCGTCCGCGGGCTGGTGGCCGAAGTACTCCGACCAGTCGGCCGCGTATGTCACCAGGGCGTCGGGGCCGAGGATGTCTTTGACGTCCTCGGCAAGCGCCACGAGCGCGTCAACGAACGGATAATCGGATGCGCCACTGCGCACCCATGTGAGGCCGCGCAGCTCGGTGCCGATGACGAACGCATTGACGCCGCCAGCAGCCTTTGCGAGCCACGCGTTGTGCAGCACCATCCGCCGGAACGACCATTCGCTCGGCCCCGTGTAGACGACGTTCGTGCCTGACAGCGCAAAGTCGTCCGCGGCTGCCGTGCCGACGAACTCCGCGATCTGGCTCGCGGCTGTGCTTGTCTTGTCCGGGCTTTCGGGTTCGCCGGGCGCGGGGTGGCAGGTGATGCGTCCGCGCCAGGGATAGGGCGGCTGCGCTTCTCCGCCGTAGGGATCCGGTAGTTCGTTGTCAGCCGCTACATCCATCAGAATGAACGGCGTCAGCACGACGCTCAGGCCGCGCTCCTTCAGGTCCTGGATCGCCTGCACCACCGAGGCGTCGGACGGCGTGCCGCCGTAGGCCGGGCGTCCATCCTTCGTGCTCACGAGGTAGGCGCCGGCACGGTCGACGCCGGCGACGCTCCACGTCTGCGGCGATGTGGTTTTCGTTGCAAGCTCCACACCCGGCTTCAGCTCGCAATGGCCAGCGCGCAGATCGGTGCCGAACCAGCTCACAACGAGCGAGACCGACGTCGCGTTCGGCAACGTCGCCTGCAGTTGATCGAGCGAGACCGCCCAATCCGTGCCGCCTTGCAGCGTGTGCACGTTCTCGGACTCGCTCACTCCGATGCGGCGCTGATTGCTCACGGGGGTCGTTGCATAGACGAACTCGCCCGATCCCGGGATCATGACGACGCCTTTGATCTCTTCTCCAAAGGCCTCGACCGCGCGGTGCACCTCGAACGAGAGCTGCGGGATGCGGTTGCCATAGGGCGCGAGCGGCATGTCCTCAAAGACGATGTATGCGATGCCGCGATAGGCCGGGGCGGCGCCCGCGCCTTCCACGGCGACAATGGCGCTGTCGGGGAGCTGGTCTTCGGTGCCGTGAGACAGGCGATGCGTCAGGCGCGAGAGGTCGATCTCGGCGCCGTCCGCCCATACGCGGCCGATGCCGCTGATGACACCCTCGGAAAGCGCGACGGCGAAGCTCGCATAATAGCGATATTCCGTCGTCTCGGTCGCGGGGGTGCTCGCCGTGCCGCCCTTGGCGCTGCCACCGCCCGAGCGGCGCGTCACGACGCGCTCGCGGATATCGGCGGCCCAGATCACCTGTCCGCCAACGCGCGTGCGTCCGTAAAGGCGCGGGATCGGCGCACCCTCGGTCGAGGACGTGATGCGCAGGTCGTTGAGGCGCGGACCCTCCGACGTTCGGCGCTGCCCAGACGCGCCAAACAGCGCGTTGTCGATATAATTGCCAGCGAAGGCGCCGATCTGCCCGCCGATCGCAGCGCCGGACAACGTCAGGCCGAGCATCGAGACGCCGGACGGCAGCAGCGCGCCGCCCGCGGCGGCACCGGCGGCGGCGAGAGCGAGCGTGGCCATCAGCGTTCGATCCCAGGAAACGAAAAGACAGCCGCGAGGCGGCGGCGCCACCAGATGCCGAATGCGATCTCAGCGGCGCGGTGGTGCTCGGACGCGTGAATCATGGTCGTCGGCGTCGCCAGGATCGCCGCGTGCTTGGCAATGGCGCCGTCGCGCATGCGGAAGATCAGCACGTCGCCAGGAGCTGGGTTCGCCTTATCGCGTGCGATCAGGTGGCGCGTGGCGGCGGCGACGAGCGTTTCGATGCCGCTGACCTCGCCCCAGTCGCGTGAATAGGCAGGCGGCCTCTCCGCTTCCGCGCCGTAGAGGTCGCGCCAGACGCCGCGGATCAGGCCCAGGCAATCGGCGCCGATGCCTTTGACGCTCGCCTGATGATGATACGGCGTGCCGATCCAGCCGCGCGCGGCTGCAATGACTGCGTCGCGCGTTGGTGGTTTTCCGATCATCGCGGTACGCCTCAGCGTGTTTTGGAGCCGGGGCGGCTCACCACCGTGAGAAAATCGTTACCCGGCATGTGCGGAAAGCCGCGGAAGTTGGCGACGTTCGAAAACTTCGCCTTGCACGTCGCGATGCGCTTGTCGCAGCCTGCCGTGACGGTAAACGTCTGCCCTGGCTCCAACGGCAAGCGCGCCCGGCTCCACAACTCGATGGTGGCGCTGCTTCCGGCCCCAGCATGCTGCTTCACCTCGAGCGCCTGGCCGCTCGCGGCGCCGGACGTGAAGGTCAACAGCCCGTGCGTGAACCAGCCGTTCGCGAACGCTTCCAATCCGCTTACGGTGAAGCGACGCGGGCTCGCGACGGCGATCAACGCGCCCGTGCCCTTGAACGCGGCGTCGTCGCGGTTCACCGCACAGCGCGCGTCGCCAAAATCGGCATCGCATGTGTATTGAAACAAGCGCCCGCGTGTTTCCTGCAGCGTGTGCGCCAAGCCGCGCACCTCCGCGGCGAAGGCGCGCCCAGCCCGCTTCACCTCGCCCAGGTTGCCGCTGCGCATCAGAACGCGCTGCTCGGGTGCTGCCCAATTGACGCGAAAGATCTCGATCCCGGCATTGTCGTAAAGGCCGGCTGCGAGGTCGGCTTCGGCCAGGCGCTCCGACGTCACGGCGCTTGTCACTTCCAAGTTGTCGACGCTAAGCCCCACGGAGTCGCGGATCTCGCTCGCCTCCATACCGGCGGCGGCCTCAAACACTGTGTCGGCAAACACGATATCGTGGTCGTGATCGGTGAAGCCGTGGCGCACGCCATCACGGCGTGTCAGGCGCCAGCACCAGCAGAGCGTCGTCGCGCCGGAGGCGACGTGTTCCGCGAGCCCTTCGGAGAGCTGCTTCATAGCCGGATCTCGATGATCGGAATGTTCGGGATGGCCCCGCTCGCGAAGCCCGAGAGATTGATGTCGAGCTTGTCGGTGTCGAAACGCACCGGCACGTCGAACTCGAAGCCGGCCGACACCGTGGCACCGCCGGCTGGCGCCTCGCCGTCCTCGAACAGGACCACGCCGGTTGTCGCGTCGACGGTGAAATGCGTGCTCTCAACCTTCGAGACACCGTTGACGGCGACCTTCACGGTTCCAGCGACCGGCTTCCTGATCTCGCGCGTGAACGGCGCGTGCGCCGAACCGTACGTCTTCCTGAGCTGAAAGGTGCGGTTCGCTCCGTTGCCCGTCCCGATCTCCTGATCGAGCGCGCTCGTCGCGGCTCCCGGTGCGCAGGATTTCCAATCCACATGATCGCGCCAGCGGAAGCCGTGAAACCGCCCCCGCCGTTCCTCGAAAAAGGCGATCACCTCGTGGAGTGCGTTGAGCGAGGTTACGCCATAGCCTGCGTTGTAGCCCCTGCGGGACGCGGCCCAACGGCTGTTGCGCTCCTCGTATCCGGAGCCGAGCACGACGACATCCGTGCGCCGTTCGGGCCCGCCTTGCGCACCTCGCGAGATAGCCGTCGGAAAGCGAACCTCGTGGAAGCTCACGATGCAACTCCTGTGGTTCCGCGATGCGGCTTAAAGATTGCGCTGGCCGAGCGAGACGGCGCGCGCCAGCATGGCCGCGATCTGCGTCTCGGAGCGGCGGAAGCTTTCGGCATCCGGTGTCGCGACGTTGAACGTCACCGAGATGCCGGCTCCACCGCGCGCCGCGATGCCGAGGCGTCCGTCCGGCCCGCGCGACAGCGGCATGATGGCTTCCGGTCCGCGCTCGCCCGCGATGCCGGTGCGTCCGCCGGCAAGCGGAAATGCGATCGGGCTTTGGATCACGCCACCGGATGCAAACGGCACCGGCAGTCCCTGCTGAACGACACCGCCCTTCGCGAAACCGAGCCCGCCGGACAGGAGTCCCGTCACGAGATTGCCGACGCCCTGCTCCAGTGGCCGCAACGCGGCTTTCAACACAATGTCGGAAAGACGGAGCGCGAGGGTGCGCAGCACGTCGCTCACGTTGCGGCCCTTGATGGCGATGCCGTCGAACGCCCCGACGAGCGCATTCGAGAACTGTCGGCCAAGGCCTGCGGCGCGGCGCAGCTCTGTCGATAGCGCACTCGTATCGGCATTGACGGCGACGGTCCACGTTTCGATGGGCGCGTTGGGCTCGGCCATGTCGTCGTCTCCTCAAGTATCCGGAAAGCGCGCTCTCAGCGCATCGAGCTCTCTGCGCGAGGGCGGGCGCTCGGCGTGCACTCCGCCGAAGCGGCCACGAACCGCCGCGTCGAGCTCAGGCAATGTCAGGCTCCAGAAAGCGCGCGGCTCGAGGCCAAGAACCCCGAAGCCGATGGCCATTACCTCGTCCCAGGGAAAGGGCCAGTGGAGTCGCCCTCCCCGCTCGCTTGCTCGCCTTCGCCGGGCTTGGCGCCGAATGTTGCCTGCAGGAGGCGCGCCACGATATCGACGTAGCCCGCCGCGCCGCCTTCGACGCGCATGGCCGCAACCGCCTGGTCACTGACGTCGAAACCGGCGCCACGCAATCCCGCGCCGATGATGCGCTGGCAATCGCGGGCCGAGATGCGGCCCGCCTCGAAGCGCGTGGCAAGCGCCAGCATGTCCTCGTCGCCGAATGCGGTCTCGAGGCCAGCCAACGCGCCGAGCGTCAGGCACAGCGTATACGGCTTGCCGTCGAGATCGGCGTCGATCTCGCCGCGGTGGCGGTTGGCCATTGGAGCTCCCTCTGTCAAGTACGCCTTGACATTTCTCTTTCGCAGACCAATCTAGATTTTGGCTTGGAAATCATTGCGGAGGCACAACATGGCGCGCGTCCTCAAATGCTCATTCTGTGGCAAGCATGCAGGTGAAGTTGCCCGCCTAATCGCCGGCCCTAAAGTCCATATCTGCGACGCCTGTGTCGGCGTTTGCGTTAAGCTACTCGATGTCGTTCCCGGTGAATTCAAGACCACCTGGGATGCGATGGATGACAGACAACTGCTCGATGCTCTCAAACCAACCGCGGCGGTTGTCGATGGCACGCGCGGAGTCTTACAGGCGCAAGTCGATGCCCTGCGCAAACGCGGGATTAGTTGGGCGACAATTGGTGGTGAACTTGGTGTTTCGCGCCAAGCCGCGTGGGAGCGTTTCACCTAAGTTTGCTATGCTGCCGTGAACGTCAGCTCGCCCGCCGAGTCGAGCGCGAGCTCGAAGGCGACCTCGCCGTCGTGCCGGCCCGTCAATTCGAACGACGTGATCTGGAATGGGCCTTCGACGGTGCCGAAGTCCGGCACCATCACCTGCCAGTCGCGAATGGTGCCCGCGAAGACGTAGCTGCGGATCAGCTCGTCGGAGGCTGCATCCTTGAAGATGCCCGAGCCCGACAGACGCGCGCTTTTCACGCCAGCTCCCGCCAACAGTTCGCGCCACTGGCCGGCGCTTTCCTGATGCGTCACGTCCACCGTCTCGGCGTTGAAGGCGATGGCGCGGGCGCGCAGGCCCGCCACCGTCGTGAAGCTGCCTTCACCATTGCTGTCGACCTTCAGGAGAAGGTCCTTGCCTTTTTGCGCGGCCATTTTGCTCGTCCTCTCGCACTAGGGTTGCGGCTCGATCACGGCGCGGAAGCGGGCGATGCCCTGATAGGTCTCGCCGTCGGCGGCTCGCGTCACATCACTCGTCTCGTGGCGAATGCTCACCAGGCGATAGCCGGTGAGCGACAGCGCCTCCTCGTGAAGCGCGGCGCGGATGGCCTCCAGCAGCACATGCGTCTCACGCTCGCCGCCCGCCTTCGACCAGGCGCGCAGCGTGAACAGGTGCTCGCTCGCCGTCTCGGTACTGGTGCTCCAGTCGCGTACCGTGCTCGGGCCGAAGCTCACGTATGGAAACGCGGCGCTGCGCGGCACCTCGTCGTAGATGCGCTCGCCGCCGAGCAACGCGACGAGATCTTCCTCGGCGACCAGCGCGCCGTAGACCGCCTTCTGCAGCTCCCAAGCGGGGCTCGACATTGCTTACCTCTCCGTTGGGTTTGTCTGGGAGCGCACGGCGGAAACGTAGCGGCGCTCGGCTTCTCGCTCCTCGGTGATCCGAGCCTGAAGACGTTTGAGCGCCCGGTGGCGGATGTCGCTCACGAGCGCCTCGGCACGCGCAAAACCTCCTCCAACGACTCGCACGCCCACTTTCACGGCACGCGCTCCTCGGCGAGGCAACGCAGAAAGCGGCGCTGCTCGTTGACATCGATGACGGCGCGGATTTCGAACACGCGCGCGCCGAGTGCGAAGCGCATCTCAGGGACGACGCCTGTGCGATGGCGGATCCAGATCTCGTGGCTCACCTGGCCATGAACGCCGTCGGCCTCGACCACCTCGTTGCCCGAGAGTGGCCTGATGGCGCCCCAAACTTCTGCTACCAGCGCCCATGTTCGCGTCGTGCCGCCACCGCCGTCGGCTTCCGCATGCGGCTGCTGCAGCGCCAGGCGATGACGCATCTCTCCGATCGACACGCTCACAGCCGCACCTCGCGGTAAGGCTTCAGCAAATCGGAGGCCGCTGCGGGGATCGCGGCCCCGGCCGATCCGATCTCGAGCGGATCACGGTGCTCGTACCAATGTGCGACGAGCAGCAGAATGGCGTGGCGGATCGGCTGCGGAATGTCCTCGGCCTCGTCGCCGATTCCCGCTTCGAATGCGATCTCAATGCCGTTCGCGCGCTGTCCGGGCTTCGGCCACGTGCCGTCACGCGATACGAGCCGCGGCCTTAGCGCCTGCCCATCGAGCAGATAGCTGCTGCTTGAAACCGTAACGGATGAGCCGCTCTCGTCGCGTATCGTCACGGACGTGACGCTTCGGATCGGACGCAGCGGGAAAAGCACCTCACCGCCCTCCGGCCATGTGTCGAGCGTCAACCGCCAGCCCTGCGTGATCAACGCGAACCCCAGCGCCGCTTCGACGTGGAGCCGCGAGGTCACGATCAGGCTCGCGATCAGGATGTCCTCTGCAGCACCGTCGATGCGCAGATGAGCCTTCGCCTCGGCCACCGTTACCGGCTCCTCGGCGGGCCCGCTGGTCAGCGTAAGCGCCATGTCGATCTCTTGTGATGATGTGTCCAACGAGCGAAGCCGCCGGCGGGGGAACCAGCGGCTTCGCTCTCGACCGGCGGGCAGGGAGGAAACCCGCCGGGAACTTGTTTCGCTCACGCGCCCGTTCGCACGCCTTGCGGCGCGCTGGCGCTCCGCTGGGGCGGCGCACTTGCGCCGGGTCGCGTCCAAGCGAAGCTTGGCTCCACCAAGACGCTCCCCGGCCCTACGGGCCGAAGAGCTATTTGCTGCTACTCTTCGAACTTCAGGAGCTTGATGGCGTTGAAGTCCTGCACGCCGCCGCCCACGCGCTTCGTCGTGTAGAAGAGCACGTAGGGCTTCGACGAATAGGGATCGCGCAGCACACGGATGCCGACGCGATCCACGATCAGGTAGCCGCGGCGGAAATCACCAAAGGCCACCGAGAAGCTGTCGACGGCAATTGTCGGCATATCCTCGGACTCGACCACCGGATAACCGAGCAGCAACGACGGCTCGCCCGCCGCGGAGGCCGGCTGCCAGATGTAATGCCCGTCTTCGTCCTTCATCTTGCGGATCGCTGCCTGCGTGCCGCGGTTGAAGACGAACGTGCCGCCCGCGCGATAGCCCGCCTTCAGCGTGTAGACGAGATCAATCAGCTTATCCGGACCGGCGGCCGGGAAGGCCCCGTCGACGCCGGTCTTGATGAAGCCGATATTGCCCCAGCTCCACGAGCCGTCGGCAACCTTGGTGTAATCGAGGAAACCCTTCGGCTTGTTCGAGCCGTCACCCGAGACGAAGGCCGTGCCTTCCTGCTGGGCGAAGGTGTCGCGCACCTCTTCGGCGATCCACTCGTCGATGTTGACGGCGCTGTCGTCGAGCAGCGTCGCGGTCGCCGCCGGCATGGCATAAAGCTCCATGGTCGGGAACGAGAGCTCGGCCAGCGTCGGCGTAGTGGTCTGCGAGCGCGTCGCCGTCTCGGCAACCCAGCCGGTCGCAAAGCCCGTCGTGGCAAACGGCTTCTTGTAGACCGAGCCCGACACCTGCCGCACCGAGGCGATGGCGCGGATCGGCGAGATGTCCTTCAAGGCCGAGATCACGGCGCGCTCGGTCTCGGGCGGAACGAGATAGCCGCCGTCGGCGCCGCTGTTGGTCGAGACCGCGAGCGCCTTGGCTTCGAGGCGCGACAGGTTGGTCGTCTCGCCCTTGCGCACGTAGTCTTCGAACGCGCGGCGATGCTCCTCCACTGCCGCCGTTTCAAGCGCGCCGCCC includes:
- a CDS encoding phage head closure protein; this encodes MSVSIGEMRHRLALQQPHAEADGGGGTTRTWALVAEVWGAIRPLSGNEVVEADGVHGQVSHEIWIRHRTGVVPEMRFALGARVFEIRAVIDVNEQRRFLRCLAEERVP
- a CDS encoding phage major capsid protein, which encodes MTDNTDLETQRLETKAGGNVGAAFEEFMRAFEAYKDTNDERLADLERRSAADPLIDDKLARLDRALDETKRVADRLAIKAQRPQLGTGGALETAAVEEHRRAFEDYVRKGETTNLSRLEAKALAVSTNSGADGGYLVPPETERAVISALKDISPIRAIASVRQVSGSVYKKPFATTGFATGWVAETATRSQTTTPTLAELSFPTMELYAMPAATATLLDDSAVNIDEWIAEEVRDTFAQQEGTAFVSGDGSNKPKGFLDYTKVADGSWSWGNIGFIKTGVDGAFPAAGPDKLIDLVYTLKAGYRAGGTFVFNRGTQAAIRKMKDEDGHYIWQPASAAGEPSLLLGYPVVESEDMPTIAVDSFSVAFGDFRRGYLIVDRVGIRVLRDPYSSKPYVLFYTTKRVGGGVQDFNAIKLLKFEE
- a CDS encoding gene transfer agent family protein, which gives rise to MANRHRGEIDADLDGKPYTLCLTLGALAGLETAFGDEDMLALATRFEAGRISARDCQRIIGAGLRGAGFDVSDQAVAAMRVEGGAAGYVDIVARLLQATFGAKPGEGEQASGEGDSTGPFPGTR
- a CDS encoding DUF2163 domain-containing protein codes for the protein MKQLSEGLAEHVASGATTLCWCWRLTRRDGVRHGFTDHDHDIVFADTVFEAAAGMEASEIRDSVGLSVDNLEVTSAVTSERLAEADLAAGLYDNAGIEIFRVNWAAPEQRVLMRSGNLGEVKRAGRAFAAEVRGLAHTLQETRGRLFQYTCDADFGDARCAVNRDDAAFKGTGALIAVASPRRFTVSGLEAFANGWFTHGLLTFTSGAASGQALEVKQHAGAGSSATIELWSRARLPLEPGQTFTVTAGCDKRIATCKAKFSNVANFRGFPHMPGNDFLTVVSRPGSKTR
- a CDS encoding glycoside hydrolase TIM-barrel-like domain-containing protein, which gives rise to MATLALAAAGAAAGGALLPSGVSMLGLTLSGAAIGGQIGAFAGNYIDNALFGASGQRRTSEGPRLNDLRITSSTEGAPIPRLYGRTRVGGQVIWAADIRERVVTRRSGGGSAKGGTASTPATETTEYRYYASFAVALSEGVISGIGRVWADGAEIDLSRLTHRLSHGTEDQLPDSAIVAVEGAGAAPAYRGIAYIVFEDMPLAPYGNRIPQLSFEVHRAVEAFGEEIKGVVMIPGSGEFVYATTPVSNQRRIGVSESENVHTLQGGTDWAVSLDQLQATLPNATSVSLVVSWFGTDLRAGHCELKPGVELATKTTSPQTWSVAGVDRAGAYLVSTKDGRPAYGGTPSDASVVQAIQDLKERGLSVVLTPFILMDVAADNELPDPYGGEAQPPYPWRGRITCHPAPGEPESPDKTSTAASQIAEFVGTAAADDFALSGTNVVYTGPSEWSFRRMVLHNAWLAKAAGGVNAFVIGTELRGLTWVRSGASDYPFVDALVALAEDVKDILGPDALVTYAADWSEYFGHQPADGSGDVHFHLDPLWSSDAIDAVGIDLYWPLSDWRDGAAHLDYLAGTRAIYDEVYLRANVQGGEGYDWYYASNANREAQERTLITDGHGAPWVFRYKDIKSWWLNEHVDRPGGVPGDTPTAWVPQSKPFWFMEIGCPAVDKGANQPNVFVDPKERRVRAALFLARHPRRPHAAPLSESADRRVRSRERELRR
- a CDS encoding DUF2460 domain-containing protein, with protein sequence MSFHEVRFPTAISRGAQGGPERRTDVVVLGSGYEERNSRWAASRRGYNAGYGVTSLNALHEVIAFFEERRGRFHGFRWRDHVDWKSCAPGAATSALDQEIGTGNGANRTFQLRKTYGSAHAPFTREIRKPVAGTVKVAVNGVSKVESTHFTVDATTGVVLFEDGEAPAGGATVSAGFEFDVPVRFDTDKLDINLSGFASGAIPNIPIIEIRL
- a CDS encoding AsnC family protein, which encodes MARVLKCSFCGKHAGEVARLIAGPKVHICDACVGVCVKLLDVVPGEFKTTWDAMDDRQLLDALKPTAAVVDGTRGVLQAQVDALRKRGISWATIGGELGVSRQAAWERFT
- a CDS encoding DUF3168 domain-containing protein encodes the protein MSSPAWELQKAVYGALVAEEDLVALLGGERIYDEVPRSAAFPYVSFGPSTVRDWSTSTETASEHLFTLRAWSKAGGERETHVLLEAIRAALHEEALSLTGYRLVSIRHETSDVTRAADGETYQGIARFRAVIEPQP
- a CDS encoding phage tail assembly chaperone; the encoded protein is MAIGFGVLGLEPRAFWSLTLPELDAAVRGRFGGVHAERPPSRRELDALRARFPDT
- a CDS encoding phage tail protein translates to MQRRYLKALIDAFDPASESYVAEANPVSSLTGARMVDLSRVHVYCWDARPYPAFPYNTEVWSDGENWRLGHWLNGRFSAAPLASLVEAILADYGIVGHDTAHLAGLVNGYVIDRLMSPRDALGPLELAYFFDSVESEGQIAFRHRGIDPPVLTLAQDDLVEERAGDALLTLTRAQETDLPASAKLSHIAATGDYRQAVAEARRLTVASERVARAELPLVLDPEAAAQIADAWLFETWASRERAAFKLPPSALAVEPGDVVTLEKDGTEFLVRVTEIGERGLREIEGLSVDPEVYSAVSAAPRETPGGETVYDGTPHVEFLDLPLLRGDEPPEAGYVAAFQIPWPGAVAVYGSPEDAGYALRATATAPAIIGLTTGPLPLGPLGIVDRASRLRVELGGGELSSVTRMQLLAGANAAAIRNADGGWEVLQFETATLVGESTYELTDLLRGQAGTEREMRAPLAAGAPFVLLGGEVTRVNIAPAEVGLPLLWRYGPAGRDIADRSYSAAAHTFVGRGLKPLSPVHIRTTRSDEGDVAVSWLRRARLGGDSWEVAEVPLTEDSERYEIDILDGATVVRTITAAAPSCVYEAADQVADFGGPQSAISIAVHQMSAAYGRGTPRLAVV
- a CDS encoding phage major tail protein, TP901-1 family translates to MAAQKGKDLLLKVDSNGEGSFTTVAGLRARAIAFNAETVDVTHQESAGQWRELLAGAGVKSARLSGSGIFKDAASDELIRSYVFAGTIRDWQVMVPDFGTVEGPFQITSFELTGRHDGEVAFELALDSAGELTFTAA
- a CDS encoding phage tail tape measure protein; this translates as MAEPNAPIETWTVAVNADTSALSTELRRAAGLGRQFSNALVGAFDGIAIKGRNVSDVLRTLALRLSDIVLKAALRPLEQGVGNLVTGLLSGGLGFAKGGVVQQGLPVPFASGGVIQSPIAFPLAGGRTGIAGERGPEAIMPLSRGPDGRLGIAARGGAGISVTFNVATPDAESFRRSETQIAAMLARAVSLGQRNL
- a CDS encoding NlpC/P60 family protein, giving the protein MIGKPPTRDAVIAAARGWIGTPYHHQASVKGIGADCLGLIRGVWRDLYGAEAERPPAYSRDWGEVSGIETLVAAATRHLIARDKANPAPGDVLIFRMRDGAIAKHAAILATPTTMIHASEHHRAAEIAFGIWWRRRLAAVFSFPGIER
- a CDS encoding head-tail connector protein; its protein translation is MALTLTSGPAEEPVTVAEAKAHLRIDGAAEDILIASLIVTSRLHVEAALGFALITQGWRLTLDTWPEGGEVLFPLRPIRSVTSVTIRDESGSSVTVSSSSYLLDGQALRPRLVSRDGTWPKPGQRANGIEIAFEAGIGDEAEDIPQPIRHAILLLVAHWYEHRDPLEIGSAGAAIPAAASDLLKPYREVRL